Proteins encoded together in one Nitrospirota bacterium window:
- a CDS encoding BrnT family toxin: protein MLELRFEWDEAKNRQNIKKHGISFEEAQTVFLDDSAIRFFDPDHSDNEDRFIMLGISVKLRVLVVCHCYRESDHVIRIISARKATRQEATHYGR from the coding sequence ATGCTTGAATTGCGGTTCGAGTGGGACGAGGCTAAGAATCGCCAAAACATCAAGAAGCATGGCATCTCATTCGAGGAAGCCCAGACGGTGTTTCTCGACGACTCGGCCATTCGATTCTTTGACCCGGACCATTCAGATAACGAAGATCGATTCATCATGCTTGGCATTAGCGTTAAATTGCGAGTCCTGGTCGTCTGCCACTGCTATAGGGAAAGTGATCATGTCATTCGGATTATTTCGGCCCGAAAGGCGACTCGCCAGGAAGCCACACATTACGGGAGGTGA
- a CDS encoding adenylate/guanylate cyclase domain-containing protein, with amino-acid sequence MLWLFVNTLLVYALAVSTLLKLGQSLAAVSLLAGVVIGLSVLGLRSTLLLEPLELTVYDWLIQSRRGAEGSDPRIVLIEVTEQDILKQGRWPITDAILAQALERLVQFQPRAIGIDIYRDIPVDPGHTDLNKVLVEHPQIITVTKLGGGSVAGIPPPPVLAGTEQVSFNDLLIDHDGIVRRGLLFQEVGEETAYGFAIRLAMLFLAEEGIGPQPDPDDPEQLRLGPTTLRRFGPDDGGYVGADAGGYQILLDFHRGQNPPPSFSLTALLSDQVDPEAIRNKIVLFGVTAESVPDLFHTPFSSGNDTGRMIPGVVVHAHVISQLLGAAMDGRRPTATPGEAQEWLWTILWALCGAGLGVWIRSPWRLALGAVGGLLILGMIVFVAFAQGWWIPLVPPALAWFLSGSAVTVSVLSRERKERALLMHLFSKHVSGEVAEAVWRQREQFLLDGRPRPQQLTATVFFSDFKGYTAASEKMTPEALMHWVNAYLDVMAGLVIKHGGVIDDYAGDAIKANFGVPLPRNSEEEIAQDAVNAVTCALAMEQQMHRLNMKHLQEGLATVGMRIGIHTGLVVAGSVGTSERLKYTTVGDAVNTAARLESMDRDIVQETPGRRICRILIDEGTKRYLGNRFVLDPIGEVTVKGKEQTLVVYRVVDHAGEKC; translated from the coding sequence ATGCTCTGGTTGTTTGTCAATACCCTGCTAGTCTATGCTTTGGCCGTGAGCACTCTTCTGAAGCTGGGCCAATCGCTTGCCGCTGTCAGCCTGCTTGCCGGAGTCGTGATCGGGCTCTCCGTTCTCGGCCTCCGCAGTACCTTACTTCTCGAACCCCTTGAACTCACAGTCTATGACTGGCTGATCCAATCCCGTCGAGGGGCCGAGGGGTCTGACCCCCGCATTGTGCTGATCGAGGTCACGGAGCAGGATATTCTGAAGCAAGGACGGTGGCCGATCACCGATGCGATTCTGGCGCAGGCGCTGGAACGGCTTGTACAGTTCCAGCCCCGCGCGATCGGAATCGATATCTATCGTGATATTCCTGTGGATCCCGGTCACACAGACCTGAACAAAGTACTTGTCGAACATCCTCAGATCATTACTGTGACTAAGCTTGGTGGCGGCTCGGTGGCCGGTATTCCTCCTCCTCCGGTGCTGGCCGGGACCGAGCAGGTTTCGTTCAATGATCTCCTCATCGATCACGACGGAATTGTTCGCCGTGGTTTGCTATTTCAAGAAGTGGGAGAAGAAACAGCCTATGGCTTTGCCATTAGACTGGCGATGCTGTTTCTTGCTGAGGAGGGGATTGGCCCGCAGCCAGATCCGGATGATCCTGAGCAGCTTCGCCTGGGGCCGACGACACTGCGGCGGTTTGGGCCCGATGACGGTGGATATGTCGGCGCAGACGCCGGCGGGTATCAAATTCTGTTGGACTTTCACCGTGGCCAAAATCCGCCACCCTCGTTTTCACTGACCGCCCTCCTCAGCGACCAGGTCGATCCGGAGGCGATCAGGAACAAGATCGTCCTGTTCGGTGTCACGGCTGAGAGTGTTCCCGATCTGTTCCATACACCCTTCAGTTCCGGGAATGACACAGGCCGTATGATTCCAGGGGTCGTTGTGCATGCACACGTCATCAGTCAGTTGCTCGGAGCTGCGATGGACGGGCGGCGCCCGACTGCCACGCCCGGTGAAGCACAGGAGTGGCTGTGGACGATTCTGTGGGCGCTGTGCGGAGCTGGCCTCGGTGTGTGGATACGTTCTCCATGGCGGCTTGCGCTGGGTGCGGTAGGCGGGCTGCTCATCCTGGGCATGATCGTGTTTGTGGCCTTTGCTCAGGGATGGTGGATCCCGCTCGTGCCACCAGCCCTGGCCTGGTTTCTCTCCGGGTCGGCCGTCACGGTGTCGGTGTTGAGCCGGGAGCGGAAGGAGCGCGCCCTTCTGATGCACCTCTTTTCCAAGCACGTGTCCGGAGAAGTGGCTGAAGCAGTCTGGCGACAGCGCGAGCAGTTTCTGCTGGATGGGCGCCCCCGGCCCCAACAACTCACCGCGACGGTCTTTTTCTCCGACTTTAAGGGCTATACGGCTGCGTCGGAAAAAATGACACCTGAGGCGCTGATGCACTGGGTCAATGCCTATCTGGATGTCATGGCGGGGCTGGTGATCAAACACGGGGGTGTCATCGATGATTACGCGGGCGATGCGATCAAAGCAAACTTCGGTGTGCCGCTCCCACGGAATTCGGAGGAGGAGATTGCTCAGGATGCGGTGAATGCCGTGACTTGTGCTCTCGCCATGGAACAGCAGATGCATCGGCTCAACATGAAACATTTACAGGAGGGCCTCGCGACGGTCGGGATGCGGATTGGAATTCATACAGGACTGGTCGTTGCCGGGAGTGTCGGGACTTCGGAACGACTCAAATACACGACGGTCGGTGATGCAGTGAATACGGCGGCGAGATTAGAAAGTATGGATCGGGATATCGTTCAAGAAACACCTGGTCGGCGTATATGCCGGATCTTGATCGACGAGGGCACGAAGCGTTACCTTGGTAATCGCTTCGTGCTCGATCCAATCGGGGAAGTCACGGTCAAAGGCAAAGAACAAACCCTTGTGGTCTACAGAGTCGTCGATCACGCAGGGGAGAAGTGTTGA
- a CDS encoding filamentous hemagglutinin N-terminal domain-containing protein yields the protein MDEHRVRLRPPDSIWKTFLWAFLPTCVLVLHTPDPTYAQIATNITPTTTGSLDLGTDVNQVGTVTEITGGTRPGNGTNLFHSFDFFTLGSGDTAHFINDMQRPTTNIFGRVVGGEVSTIDGTVQTNFLSDPGNPMNFGTANLWLVNPSGVLLGPNAHIDVGGSVSFSTADYLRFENQPALFDMFATPASLDLLDVAPVTAFGFLGSELPAPITVQGSMLQVPEGQELSLVGGDIIIQAGTLLDGTPQAASLRAPGGQINLLSVASPGEVLVPTFQTDSFTSMGAVTIQEGALLDVGGQFDDFGNPAGNGNSGTVFVRGGQLVMDASAIVANTAGAADGANTAVDIQVSRDVAFSNGAAIIVGTSGSGRGGDVVIEAKNVQLSDFSLIATGTSGPGSGGDLFLNVGTLSLLGGSLILSNTTGIDLDFDGVVDVIGGTGGNVTVQGLLGMGGVADSVVLSGGSGITSEALPLSEDGGRISITATSLDLDEASSIRSSTTVTETDLDSDGVVDVTGRGGDIVVAVQRLSILGGASITSSTGSSVDGAAAGGTVTVQGLEGSGSRASSVVLSGQTTGIVSDSALGLPGDLIVNAGTLTITNGAVIAAGTIFSTGPAGNVTVTADSVVLSSTGQILSQSFAQDAGDVTISANRLALDSGSIVTSTLSGIFGRGGDVVLNGGAVSLTNGASVNSQSETFSNGRAGDITMNVDSLTLDNHAEITSSSKGIAADAGDAGNIAIHSRSTVLLNNSSITTEASEASGGRITVNAPEMIRLTNSQISTSVAGSEEDTSGGDISIDPQFVILQNSQILAQAFAGTGGNINIISNVFLADPSSLVDASSQLGISGVVNIQSPLQNVGGELTALTQEFSSAAALLAQQCAARAADGKFSTFVVAAREGLPMEPGGFLASPSLTAELLGSRLSGLDPQTQLSPVTGLFPKYDPRPIQLAKLGDSCHW from the coding sequence ATGGATGAGCACAGAGTGAGGCTGCGCCCTCCTGATTCCATATGGAAGACTTTCCTGTGGGCTTTCCTCCCGACGTGCGTGCTTGTCCTCCACACTCCTGATCCCACGTATGCCCAGATAGCGACGAACATCACGCCCACCACGACCGGTTCACTTGATCTCGGCACCGATGTGAACCAGGTCGGAACCGTCACGGAAATCACGGGCGGGACCAGGCCGGGAAACGGCACCAATCTGTTTCATAGCTTCGACTTCTTCACGCTCGGTTCGGGCGACACGGCGCATTTCATCAATGACATGCAACGCCCGACCACCAACATCTTTGGTCGTGTCGTTGGGGGAGAGGTCTCGACAATCGATGGAACGGTACAGACGAACTTTTTATCCGACCCAGGGAATCCCATGAATTTCGGCACAGCCAATCTGTGGCTCGTCAATCCGTCCGGCGTATTGCTGGGGCCCAATGCTCATATCGACGTGGGAGGGTCGGTGAGTTTCAGCACAGCCGACTATCTGCGATTCGAGAACCAACCAGCACTCTTTGACATGTTTGCAACTCCGGCATCGTTAGACCTGCTCGATGTCGCGCCGGTAACAGCCTTTGGGTTTTTGGGTTCTGAACTGCCTGCTCCTATTACGGTCCAAGGCAGCATGCTCCAAGTTCCGGAAGGACAAGAATTGTCCTTGGTAGGGGGAGACATTATCATACAGGCCGGCACGCTCCTGGACGGTACGCCTCAAGCCGCCAGCCTTCGTGCGCCGGGCGGCCAAATAAATCTGCTGTCCGTTGCTTCGCCTGGCGAGGTTCTTGTACCCACCTTCCAAACTGATTCATTTACTTCGATGGGGGCTGTGACGATTCAAGAAGGCGCGCTACTGGACGTAGGCGGTCAGTTTGACGACTTTGGAAATCCTGCCGGCAATGGGAATAGCGGGACGGTTTTTGTGCGCGGGGGGCAGTTGGTGATGGATGCCTCAGCGATTGTGGCCAATACGGCTGGTGCTGCGGATGGCGCAAATACGGCTGTCGACATTCAAGTTTCGCGGGATGTCGCGTTCTCCAACGGCGCGGCCATCATTGTGGGAACTTCTGGATCCGGACGGGGGGGCGACGTAGTGATCGAGGCGAAGAACGTCCAACTGTCTGATTTTTCATTGATTGCCACGGGCACGTCCGGGCCAGGATCGGGAGGAGATCTCTTCCTGAATGTTGGAACGTTAAGCCTCCTTGGTGGATCGCTGATTTTGAGCAATACAACTGGAATCGATCTGGATTTTGATGGAGTGGTGGATGTCATTGGAGGAACGGGCGGGAATGTCACGGTTCAGGGTCTACTGGGAATGGGAGGAGTGGCAGACTCAGTGGTGCTTTCAGGTGGGAGTGGAATAACCAGCGAAGCGCTGCCTCTTAGCGAGGACGGTGGGCGAATCTCTATTACGGCCACATCCTTGGACCTGGATGAGGCTTCGAGCATCAGATCGTCCACCACTGTGACTGAAACTGATCTGGATAGTGATGGGGTTGTGGATGTCACAGGTCGTGGCGGAGATATCGTGGTGGCGGTCCAGCGGCTCAGTATACTCGGTGGGGCCTCCATTACGAGTAGCACCGGTAGTTCTGTTGATGGCGCTGCAGCCGGCGGGACTGTGACGGTGCAGGGACTGGAGGGATCGGGAAGCAGGGCCAGTTCTGTGGTTCTCTCTGGCCAAACCACCGGTATTGTTTCAGACTCGGCCCTTGGCTTGCCCGGTGATCTGATCGTCAATGCCGGGACATTGACGATCACGAATGGGGCTGTGATTGCTGCAGGGACTATCTTTTCAACAGGGCCGGCGGGGAACGTGACGGTCACAGCCGACTCGGTCGTGCTCTCTTCTACCGGGCAGATCCTCAGTCAGTCATTCGCTCAAGATGCAGGCGATGTGACGATCTCGGCGAATAGGCTGGCTCTCGACAGTGGTTCGATTGTGACGAGCACTCTCAGCGGAATTTTCGGTCGCGGAGGGGATGTGGTGCTGAACGGCGGGGCCGTGAGTCTGACGAACGGCGCCAGCGTCAACAGTCAAAGCGAAACCTTCAGCAACGGTCGGGCCGGTGACATTACAATGAACGTCGACAGCCTGACACTGGATAACCATGCAGAGATCACCAGCAGTAGTAAGGGGATCGCGGCAGATGCCGGTGATGCAGGAAACATCGCCATTCACAGCAGATCGACCGTATTGTTGAACAACAGTTCGATCACAACCGAGGCGAGCGAAGCCAGCGGAGGCCGGATTACGGTCAACGCTCCGGAGATGATCCGGCTGACGAACAGCCAAATCAGCACTTCTGTGGCAGGGAGTGAAGAGGACACTTCCGGCGGCGATATCTCGATTGATCCCCAATTCGTGATTCTGCAAAACAGCCAGATTCTGGCTCAGGCCTTTGCCGGAACTGGTGGCAACATCAACATCATCTCGAATGTGTTTCTGGCGGACCCGAGCAGCCTGGTCGACGCCTCCTCACAACTCGGCATCAGCGGGGTCGTCAATATCCAGTCGCCGCTGCAGAATGTCGGTGGAGAGCTGACGGCGTTGACCCAGGAATTCTCCAGCGCGGCCGCTCTGCTGGCCCAACAGTGCGCGGCGCGGGCCGCAGACGGCAAGTTCAGCACCTTTGTGGTCGCAGCTCGTGAAGGCTTGCCGATGGAGCCAGGTGGATTCTTAGCCAGTCCATCGTTGACGGCCGAGTTGCTTGGATCTCGCCTCTCTGGACTGGACCCACAGACTCAGCTCTCGCCTGTCACGGGCCTGTTCCCGAAATACGACCCCAGGCCTATCCAACTGGCAAAGCTTGGGGACTCATGTCACTGGTGA
- a CDS encoding DUF928 domain-containing protein, whose protein sequence is MERISAPKWGVIIGFLISLPLVVTAEENPTAASSLAKEVKEQKAQAGQVVKPVLYQPPRGLGAPSAGRRVGGGTRGTNKSVPILSVLAPGHTGLTVREQPDLYWFASDVVTNPVELTLTLEKGDTPLLEKRLPIPTHAGVQRVRLSDYGVKLIPGERYNWSISLVLDPKRRSKDVIAVGAIERVERAGLDQATLAAGPTTDSFYRFAADGLWYDAVMTISELIESAPADQALRKHRAELLDQVDLSEVGNFDLTMQDGKTG, encoded by the coding sequence ATGGAACGAATATCCGCCCCGAAATGGGGTGTCATAATCGGTTTTCTTATCAGCCTACCGCTTGTCGTGACCGCAGAGGAAAATCCAACCGCCGCCTCATCGCTAGCGAAGGAGGTCAAAGAGCAGAAAGCGCAGGCTGGACAGGTTGTGAAACCTGTCCTCTATCAGCCGCCCCGCGGTCTCGGCGCCCCTTCAGCCGGTCGGAGGGTGGGAGGAGGGACTCGAGGAACAAACAAGTCTGTCCCAATTCTGTCTGTTCTTGCGCCAGGCCATACAGGCCTAACAGTACGTGAACAACCGGATCTCTATTGGTTCGCTTCTGACGTCGTGACCAACCCGGTAGAATTGACCCTGACGCTTGAGAAAGGCGATACCCCTCTCCTGGAGAAGCGATTGCCGATTCCCACCCACGCGGGGGTACAGCGAGTGCGCCTCTCAGACTATGGGGTAAAACTGATTCCCGGCGAGCGGTACAACTGGTCGATTTCCCTCGTCCTAGACCCGAAACGTCGGTCCAAAGATGTCATTGCGGTGGGGGCCATCGAGCGAGTCGAACGCGCCGGTCTCGATCAAGCGACCCTCGCAGCCGGCCCGACAACCGATAGCTTTTATCGATTCGCGGCTGATGGGCTATGGTATGACGCAGTGATGACCATTTCGGAGTTGATCGAATCAGCGCCGGCCGATCAGGCGTTGCGAAAACACCGGGCCGAGTTGCTGGATCAGGTGGACTTATCCGAGGTCGGAAACTTTGACCTCACGATGCAGGATGGAAAAACCGGGTAA
- a CDS encoding DUF433 domain-containing protein, which translates to MAELAERITVNPAQCGGRPCIRGMRIRVIDVLDLLAAGLTQQQVLKELPDLEAEDIPACLRFASSRLDHPILAA; encoded by the coding sequence ATGGCTGAACTCGCAGAACGCATCACTGTGAATCCTGCACAGTGCGGAGGGCGACCCTGCATTCGTGGGATGCGGATTCGGGTGATTGACGTCCTGGATCTTCTCGCCGCAGGGCTCACTCAGCAACAAGTCCTCAAAGAGCTGCCGGATCTCGAAGCAGAAGACATCCCGGCGTGCCTTCGTTTTGCCAGCAGTCGGCTTGATCATCCCATCCTCGCAGCGTGA
- a CDS encoding CHAT domain-containing protein has product MTRTILVMLSLCLLVGFGAGVEAKAAPSVDQLMKDGSQAYQHGDFEQAVERWTSAAAAYEQSAARPEQIDALIRLSEAYQSLGRYQTAAIRLDQAKALAAGIENSLLSIRILWRTGNLYQAGGQYAEAEQSLRESLRLARTLPQAALTAAILNDLGNLAASQGKFDDALAAYTESFQTAQAVPVKLLAAASQVNAARVLLSAKQYRDSKQRLDQAAGILRGLEPSHEQISAFITVGLTYAKLRAFLVELNRDLTLAAFQALHDAARTADRLGDLRGSSFAWGHLGKLYENERRYTEALGVTQQAILMGQQASAPEALYRWHWQAGRLLKGLGRSKEAIDSYRRAIVAVQSIRPEVSAMTAEEQAGASFREAVGAVYFELADLLLQGTDRDADPQHREAILREARDTVELFKVAELQDYFQDDCVQAAKSQARGLEQVSKTAAVIYPIMLQDRLEILVSLPSGMVRKTVPVGAETLTEEIRAFRTFLEKRSTRQYLAHAKTLYGWLIQPIEPLWAGVGIDTLVIVPDGALRTIPLAALHDGKEFLIKKYAVATTPGVTLTDPRPLDRKSIKLLSVGITEAVQDFPALPHVSRELETIHQLYGGTSLLNKQFMMSRVQEELKAHPYSVMHIASHGQFQSDSNETFLLAYDGKMTMDRLEEYVGMLRFREEPLALITLSACETAAGDDRAALGLAGVAIKAGARSALASLWFLDDQASSQLVTEFYRQLHDDSVASTAIALQRAQIKFLESSDYNHPAYWAAFLLLNNWL; this is encoded by the coding sequence ATGACACGCACTATTCTCGTGATGCTCTCTCTCTGTCTCTTAGTGGGATTTGGAGCTGGTGTCGAAGCGAAGGCGGCGCCTTCGGTCGATCAGCTGATGAAGGACGGGAGCCAGGCGTATCAGCATGGCGACTTTGAGCAGGCGGTTGAGCGCTGGACGAGTGCGGCGGCGGCCTACGAGCAGTCTGCCGCACGCCCGGAGCAGATCGACGCATTGATTCGTCTGTCCGAGGCCTATCAGTCGCTTGGCCGTTATCAGACTGCGGCGATTCGGCTTGATCAAGCCAAGGCCCTTGCAGCGGGCATTGAGAATTCTCTCTTATCGATACGGATTCTTTGGAGGACCGGCAACCTGTATCAAGCCGGCGGTCAGTATGCGGAGGCTGAGCAGTCGCTGCGCGAATCCCTCCGGTTGGCCAGGACGCTTCCCCAGGCTGCATTGACTGCCGCCATCCTGAACGATCTAGGGAATCTTGCCGCTTCGCAGGGAAAATTTGACGACGCGCTGGCTGCCTATACCGAAAGTTTCCAAACGGCTCAAGCGGTTCCGGTAAAGCTTCTGGCAGCCGCGAGCCAGGTCAATGCCGCCCGCGTGTTGTTGTCCGCCAAACAGTATCGCGACAGCAAACAGCGGCTCGACCAGGCCGCCGGCATCTTACGCGGGCTTGAGCCCTCGCACGAACAGATCAGCGCATTCATCACGGTCGGATTGACCTATGCCAAGCTGCGCGCCTTCCTCGTTGAGCTGAACAGAGACCTCACGCTTGCAGCGTTTCAGGCGCTTCATGACGCGGCCAGGACTGCTGATCGACTTGGCGACCTTCGTGGATCCTCCTTTGCGTGGGGCCATCTGGGGAAGCTCTACGAGAACGAGCGTCGGTATACGGAAGCCCTTGGTGTGACGCAACAGGCGATTTTGATGGGTCAGCAAGCGTCCGCGCCAGAAGCGCTCTACCGGTGGCATTGGCAGGCAGGCCGACTCTTGAAGGGTCTCGGACGGTCTAAGGAGGCGATCGACTCGTACCGAAGGGCAATCGTTGCAGTTCAGTCCATCCGTCCGGAAGTCTCTGCAATGACCGCCGAGGAACAGGCGGGCGCTTCCTTCCGTGAGGCGGTTGGAGCCGTGTACTTCGAACTGGCCGATCTCCTGCTTCAAGGTACTGATCGGGATGCAGATCCACAGCATCGTGAGGCCATACTACGCGAAGCCCGTGACACGGTTGAACTGTTCAAGGTTGCGGAGTTGCAAGATTATTTTCAGGATGATTGCGTACAGGCCGCGAAGTCCCAGGCCAGGGGGCTGGAGCAGGTTTCTAAGACCGCGGCCGTAATCTACCCCATCATGTTGCAGGACCGTTTGGAGATTCTGGTGAGTCTGCCTTCGGGCATGGTGAGAAAGACCGTCCCAGTCGGCGCTGAGACCCTGACGGAGGAAATCCGCGCATTTCGAACCTTCCTGGAGAAACGTAGTACTCGCCAATATCTTGCCCATGCGAAGACCTTGTATGGGTGGTTGATCCAGCCGATCGAGCCTCTGTGGGCAGGTGTCGGGATCGACACGCTGGTCATTGTGCCGGACGGTGCGCTTCGGACTATCCCGTTGGCTGCGCTGCATGACGGCAAGGAATTTCTCATCAAGAAATATGCGGTGGCGACCACCCCCGGCGTCACGCTCACGGATCCTCGTCCGCTGGACCGCAAAAGTATCAAACTGCTCTCCGTGGGCATCACCGAGGCCGTGCAGGATTTTCCAGCACTGCCCCATGTCTCGCGTGAGTTGGAGACCATCCACCAGCTGTATGGCGGCACCAGCCTTCTGAACAAACAATTCATGATGTCTCGAGTGCAAGAAGAATTGAAAGCGCATCCCTACTCAGTCATGCACATCGCGTCGCACGGGCAGTTCCAGAGCGACAGCAACGAGACGTTTCTGCTGGCTTATGACGGGAAAATGACGATGGACCGGCTGGAAGAGTACGTCGGCATGCTTCGTTTTCGTGAAGAACCCTTGGCCCTGATCACCCTGAGCGCCTGCGAGACCGCTGCGGGGGACGATCGAGCCGCATTGGGTCTGGCCGGTGTGGCGATCAAGGCGGGGGCCAGGAGCGCCTTGGCGTCGCTGTGGTTCCTTGATGATCAGGCTTCTTCCCAGCTGGTCACCGAGTTTTATCGACAACTGCATGACGATTCTGTCGCTTCTACGGCGATAGCTCTCCAGCGTGCACAAATCAAATTTCTCGAAAGCTCGGATTACAATCATCCCGCCTATTGGGCGGCGTTCTTGTTGCTCAATAATTGGCTGTAA
- a CDS encoding ShlB/FhaC/HecB family hemolysin secretion/activation protein, with the protein MSLRAGLVVATLMLPAAWVLSGVVSAQIVPLPPPPPIMPLPTPLPKELPKPEPPLPGILPPAPVPERRGPIPTVKVYVREIRVLGSTVFTPQEFAQVTDPYLNREITSEDIEALRLALTLLYVKRGYSTSGTLVPDQAIVDGLLRLQVIEGTLSRINVEGNYWFSFRYFTSRLRRDAGPPVNVHALQQRLQLFQTDPRIERINAELKPGETRGESVLNVRVAERRPIKGWLEYNNFATPTVGSNRVLGTIVDENLLGFGDRVSVQYGQSFGTDVNAHGSGINPNLNVNYVIPFTPYDTTFAVDYRRTDFTVIDSSVKALDIEGKFELIGLTFRQPVFRTLSQEFALSLSGQSESFRTSLLGNPFEFQSGSTNGLSQVSALRFAQEYVHRTQDQVISALSRMSFGLPVLGATVNSGPDQATGEFFSWLGQTQLVRRLNPTRVTLLARADLQLSNKHLFLMEQMAVGGRYSVRGYREFSQLGDNAFLGSLEARIPVYTSAIGEELLYLVPFFDYGRAWNSDVVNLEATPSPEWLASVGVGTIWNFWRGSRFELYWGQRLNPPTEAKHTNLQDYGVHMQLVVQAF; encoded by the coding sequence ATGAGCCTTCGCGCGGGGCTGGTTGTTGCCACATTGATGTTGCCAGCCGCCTGGGTTCTATCTGGCGTTGTGTCGGCCCAGATTGTCCCTCTTCCTCCCCCTCCTCCGATCATGCCTCTTCCCACTCCGTTGCCCAAGGAACTTCCGAAGCCCGAGCCGCCCCTGCCCGGTATCTTGCCACCCGCTCCCGTTCCAGAACGGCGCGGACCCATACCCACGGTGAAAGTCTACGTCCGGGAGATCAGGGTCCTCGGGAGCACGGTCTTCACCCCGCAAGAATTCGCCCAGGTTACTGATCCCTATCTCAATCGGGAGATCACGTCGGAAGACATTGAAGCGCTGCGTCTGGCCTTGACGTTGCTGTACGTGAAACGTGGTTACAGCACGTCCGGTACTCTGGTGCCGGATCAAGCGATCGTGGACGGACTGCTCAGGCTTCAGGTTATTGAGGGGACATTGAGCCGGATTAACGTAGAGGGCAATTACTGGTTTTCGTTCCGCTATTTCACCAGCCGGCTCCGGCGTGACGCCGGTCCGCCGGTGAACGTGCATGCGCTTCAGCAGCGGTTGCAGCTGTTTCAAACCGACCCCCGCATCGAGCGGATCAACGCAGAATTGAAACCGGGTGAGACTCGCGGGGAAAGTGTGCTGAACGTCCGGGTGGCTGAGCGCCGGCCGATTAAAGGCTGGCTTGAATACAACAACTTCGCGACACCGACGGTTGGTTCCAATCGTGTGTTGGGGACGATCGTGGATGAAAATCTGTTGGGGTTCGGGGACCGGGTCAGCGTCCAGTATGGGCAATCGTTTGGCACCGATGTGAATGCGCATGGCAGCGGGATCAATCCGAACTTGAACGTGAACTATGTCATCCCCTTCACCCCCTACGATACAACCTTCGCCGTAGACTACCGGCGGACCGATTTCACAGTTATTGACAGCAGTGTCAAGGCGCTGGACATCGAAGGCAAGTTCGAATTGATCGGGCTTACCTTTCGACAGCCCGTCTTCCGCACGCTGTCTCAGGAGTTTGCCTTGTCGTTGAGCGGCCAGTCGGAATCATTCAGGACGTCTCTACTTGGAAACCCGTTTGAATTCCAGAGTGGATCCACCAACGGATTGTCCCAGGTATCGGCGCTGCGCTTCGCGCAGGAGTACGTGCATCGCACGCAGGATCAGGTTATCTCGGCTCTGTCCCGGATGAGCTTCGGCCTCCCCGTACTGGGGGCGACTGTCAACAGCGGGCCTGACCAGGCCACCGGAGAATTTTTTTCCTGGTTGGGCCAGACGCAGTTGGTCAGGCGGTTGAACCCGACACGCGTCACATTGCTGGCGCGGGCCGATCTGCAGCTGTCGAACAAGCACCTCTTCCTGATGGAGCAGATGGCGGTCGGCGGGCGGTACAGCGTGAGAGGTTATCGGGAGTTCTCGCAGCTGGGGGACAATGCCTTTCTGGGATCCCTTGAGGCTCGGATTCCAGTGTATACATCGGCGATCGGAGAAGAACTTCTGTATCTCGTACCATTTTTCGATTACGGCCGGGCGTGGAACAGCGATGTCGTCAATCTTGAAGCCACCCCTTCTCCTGAGTGGTTGGCGAGCGTGGGAGTGGGGACGATATGGAATTTCTGGCGGGGGAGCCGATTTGAGTTGTACTGGGGGCAACGCCTGAATCCTCCTACCGAGGCTAAGCACACCAACCTGCAGGATTATGGTGTGCATATGCAGTTGGTGGTCCAGGCATTCTAA